One Algibacter sp. L3A6 genomic region harbors:
- a CDS encoding TrkH family potassium uptake protein yields MPKLKKQSLLNYVYRFFDIIVLFFIVFDFGYDHADNYTSPHVFGLLTLSVLLLAFNTVKLFIYKYKNNKRVAIVNIAIISILLLSSLVVWLVHSGNDYHVVLQKIKPILELGLILYFLLRLLVFVRYIYEVYFNPAIVFVGSFFILAILGAFLLMLPSATTNGISFTNALFTATSSVCVTGLAVLDTSQDFTIIGQSIILVLIQLGGLGILTFTSFFAFFFRGSSSFKEGLNTKDFIAQEGLKDVFRAALNVVTFTVALELVGMAFIYFSVLDNEVIKDKLFFSVFHSISAFCNAGFSILPSGLFEESIRFNYGFQWIIMMLIIFGGLGHNIIFNFYKKLKISCLELFQEKAIHKRVPIITLNTKIVIYTTSILLFVGWVVFFITEYNNTMVEHTTLIGKLTNAAFSSVSPRTAGFNVIDYSEMTIPSLLFVIFLMWIGASPASTGGGIKTSTFALATLNIFAVARGKSRIEIFGKRISSESTSRAFAILCISLIVIGFSIMALLIFEPKDTPLLTVAFECFSAYSTVGLSLNFTPTLTEPSKYVIILVMFIGRIGMLNLMIGLLRQINHQFYEYPKENILIN; encoded by the coding sequence ATGCCTAAATTAAAAAAACAATCATTATTAAATTACGTGTATCGCTTTTTCGATATTATCGTATTATTTTTTATTGTTTTCGATTTCGGCTACGATCATGCAGATAATTACACGTCACCACATGTATTTGGCTTACTTACGCTATCCGTTTTATTGTTGGCATTTAATACGGTAAAACTTTTTATTTACAAGTATAAAAACAATAAGCGTGTAGCCATAGTTAATATAGCCATTATCTCCATTTTACTTTTAAGTTCGTTGGTGGTTTGGCTAGTGCACAGCGGTAACGATTATCATGTTGTTTTACAGAAAATAAAACCCATACTCGAACTCGGGCTTATTTTATATTTCCTATTAAGGCTACTTGTTTTTGTACGCTATATATACGAGGTCTACTTTAATCCCGCAATTGTTTTTGTCGGCAGCTTTTTTATACTAGCCATTTTAGGCGCTTTTTTATTAATGCTACCAAGTGCAACAACAAACGGCATAAGTTTCACAAATGCGCTTTTTACAGCAACAAGCTCAGTATGTGTAACCGGTTTAGCCGTTTTAGATACAAGTCAAGATTTTACTATTATTGGTCAATCCATTATACTTGTTTTGATTCAATTAGGTGGTTTAGGTATATTAACGTTTACTTCTTTTTTCGCATTTTTTTTCAGAGGAAGCTCATCATTTAAAGAAGGCTTAAACACTAAAGATTTTATTGCTCAAGAAGGTTTAAAAGATGTATTTAGAGCTGCACTAAACGTCGTAACATTTACGGTAGCATTAGAACTTGTAGGCATGGCATTTATATATTTTTCTGTACTCGATAATGAGGTAATAAAAGACAAACTGTTCTTTTCAGTTTTCCATTCTATCTCGGCATTTTGTAATGCAGGATTTTCCATTTTACCATCAGGATTGTTTGAGGAGAGCATTCGTTTTAATTACGGATTCCAATGGATAATAATGATGCTTATTATCTTTGGAGGTTTGGGGCACAATATTATTTTCAATTTCTATAAAAAATTAAAGATCTCTTGTTTAGAGCTATTTCAAGAAAAAGCCATCCATAAACGTGTGCCTATAATTACTTTAAATACCAAAATTGTAATTTATACTACATCCATTTTACTATTTGTGGGTTGGGTTGTTTTCTTTATAACAGAATACAATAACACCATGGTAGAGCACACCACTTTAATTGGTAAACTAACCAATGCAGCATTTAGCTCGGTAAGTCCAAGAACGGCAGGTTTTAATGTTATAGATTACAGTGAAATGACTATACCATCATTACTGTTCGTTATCTTTTTAATGTGGATTGGAGCTTCACCAGCATCGACCGGAGGTGGTATAAAAACAAGTACCTTTGCATTGGCAACATTGAATATATTTGCAGTCGCTAGAGGAAAAAGCCGTATTGAAATTTTTGGAAAACGAATTTCATCAGAGTCCACATCGAGAGCCTTTGCTATTTTATGTATCTCGCTTATCGTTATTGGTTTTTCTATAATGGCATTATTAATATTCGAGCCAAAAGACACACCTTTATTAACGGTCGCTTTCGAATGTTTTTCAGCTTACAGCACCGTTGGTTTAAGTTTAAATTTTACACCAACTTTAACAGAACCTAGTAAATATGTTATTATTTTAGTCATGTTTATTGGTCGTATAGGTATGCTCAACTTAATGATTGGTTTATTACGCCAAATAAACCATCAGTTTTACGAGTATCCAAAAGAAAATATTTTGAT